One window from the genome of Choloepus didactylus isolate mChoDid1 chromosome 2, mChoDid1.pri, whole genome shotgun sequence encodes:
- the LOC119528232 gene encoding opsin-3-like has protein sequence MYSGNRSSGRDYWEGGGGAGAEGPGPMGTLSPAPLFSPGTYERLPGLICSIGLLGAGNNVLVLILYYRFQRLRTPTHLFLVSISFSDLLVSLFGVTFT, from the coding sequence ATGTACTCCGGAAACCGGAGCAGCGGCAGAGACTACTGGGAGGGCGGCGGGGGCGCAGGCGCCGAGGGACCGGGGCCGATGGGGACGCTCAGCCCCGCGCCCCTCTTCAGCCCCGGCACCTACGAGCGCCTACCGGGCCTGATCTGCTCCATCGGACTGCTGGGTGCTGGCAACAACGTGCTCGTGCTCATCCTGTACTACAGGTTCCAGCGGCTCCGTACTCCCACCCACCTCTTCCTGGTCAGCATCAGCTTCAGCGACCTGCTGGTGTCCCTCTTCGGAGTcacctttact